From Pseudomonas sp. CCI4.2, one genomic window encodes:
- a CDS encoding di-heme oxidoredictase family protein: protein MFSLRPLLPSTLAILLSACDDAPRFTHAEPGEALSGGSATVKKTDRNAFSMPSANLSPLRRLDFSVGNSFFRSPWVIAPSTTSARDGLGPLFNTNACQNCHIKDGRGHPPAPGAVNAVSMLVRLSIPHDPAFASAIERTGVLPEPVYGGQLQDMAIPGVIPEGKVRVTYEELPVMFTDGTQVKLRKPTLHITDLGYGPMHPQTQFSARIAPPMIGLGLLEAIPEEAILAQADPHDTAGNGIAGRANWVWDDAQQNLVLGRFGWKAGQPNLDQQNAHAFSGDMGLTTGLKAADDCTVTQTDCRNAAHGGEPEVSDNIQRLVLFYSRNLGVPARRDVDNPSVLAGKNLFYQAGCQQCHSPQFTTRADAAEPELANQVIRPYSDLLLHDMGEGLADHRSEFRASGRDWRTPPLWGIGLTQTVSGHTQFLHDGRARNLLEAVLWHGGEAQAAQQHVLGFDSTQRDALLAFLNSL from the coding sequence ATGTTTTCGTTACGCCCCCTTCTGCCCTCCACTCTCGCCATTCTGTTGAGTGCCTGCGACGACGCTCCGCGTTTCACCCACGCGGAACCGGGCGAAGCGTTGTCGGGCGGAAGCGCTACGGTAAAAAAAACCGACCGAAATGCCTTCTCCATGCCGTCCGCCAATCTGTCTCCGCTACGGCGCCTGGACTTCAGTGTCGGCAACAGCTTCTTTCGTAGTCCTTGGGTGATTGCACCGTCGACCACTTCGGCGCGTGATGGCCTAGGCCCGCTTTTTAATACCAACGCCTGTCAGAATTGCCACATTAAAGACGGTCGCGGCCACCCGCCCGCGCCGGGTGCGGTCAATGCCGTGTCGATGCTGGTGCGTTTATCGATCCCTCATGACCCCGCGTTTGCGAGTGCCATCGAACGAACCGGCGTGCTGCCCGAGCCGGTGTACGGTGGGCAACTGCAAGACATGGCCATCCCCGGCGTCATACCTGAAGGCAAGGTTCGGGTTACTTACGAAGAGTTGCCCGTCATGTTCACCGACGGAACACAGGTCAAGTTGCGCAAGCCGACGCTACACATCACTGACCTTGGCTACGGGCCGATGCACCCGCAGACACAATTCTCCGCACGCATTGCGCCGCCAATGATTGGGCTGGGTCTGCTGGAAGCCATTCCCGAGGAAGCGATTTTGGCCCAGGCCGATCCCCATGACACTGCCGGAAACGGCATCGCGGGACGTGCCAATTGGGTGTGGGACGACGCGCAACAAAACCTTGTCCTCGGACGTTTCGGCTGGAAAGCCGGCCAACCCAACCTTGATCAGCAAAACGCCCATGCCTTCTCTGGCGACATGGGCCTGACCACCGGGCTTAAAGCCGCCGACGACTGCACCGTCACGCAAACCGACTGCCGCAACGCAGCCCATGGCGGCGAACCCGAGGTCAGCGACAACATCCAGCGCCTGGTGTTGTTTTACAGCCGCAACCTCGGGGTTCCTGCGCGAAGAGACGTGGATAACCCATCGGTACTGGCCGGGAAAAACCTGTTCTATCAGGCCGGCTGTCAGCAGTGCCATTCACCTCAATTCACCACCCGTGCCGACGCTGCGGAACCGGAGTTGGCCAACCAAGTGATTCGCCCCTACAGCGATTTACTGCTGCATGACATGGGCGAAGGGTTGGCGGATCACCGCAGTGAATTTCGGGCCTCGGGACGAGATTGGCGTACGCCGCCGCTATGGGGTATCGGCCTGACCCAAACCGTCAGCGGCCATACCCAGTTTCTACACGACGGTCGCGCTCGCAACTTGCTTGAAGCGGTGCTCTGGCATGGCGGCGAAGCACAGGCCGCACAACAGCATG
- a CDS encoding imelysin family protein, with product MIRMPLATASLLAIAVSLAGCGEGKVASAKASSPVNAPASSAAAGPLDNAAAKAVVANYTNMIFAVFSDAESTAKTLRTSVDHFLAKPNDKTLKAARDAWVAARVPYMQTEVFRFGNTVIDDWEGQVNAWPLDEGLIDYVASDYQSALGNPGATANIIANPQIQLGEDTIDVKEISPQTLASLNELGGSEANVATGYHAIEFLLWGQDLNGTDAGAGERPPTDYIEGPGATGGNNDRRREYLKAVTDLLVTDLEDMVHNWKPGVADNYRAKLEAEPGENGLRKMLFGMGSLSLGELAGERMKVALEAHSSEDEHDCFSDNTHHSHYYNGLGIRNVYLGEYTRVDGQKISGPSLSSLVAKIDVATDAKLKSDLNGTQAKLQVIVDRANRGEHFDQLIAPGNTEGNQVVRDAIASLVTQTGAIEHVASRLGITDLNPDNAEHSF from the coding sequence ATGATTCGTATGCCCCTGGCAACAGCTAGTCTGCTGGCCATCGCTGTCTCTCTCGCTGGCTGTGGCGAAGGCAAGGTTGCTTCTGCAAAAGCATCTTCTCCGGTTAACGCCCCTGCAAGCTCAGCCGCTGCGGGCCCACTCGACAACGCGGCTGCCAAGGCGGTCGTCGCTAACTACACGAACATGATCTTTGCGGTATTTAGCGATGCCGAATCCACCGCCAAAACCCTGCGTACTTCAGTCGATCACTTCCTGGCCAAGCCCAACGACAAAACCCTCAAAGCTGCCCGCGATGCATGGGTCGCAGCCCGCGTGCCCTATATGCAGACTGAGGTGTTTCGCTTTGGCAATACCGTCATCGACGACTGGGAAGGCCAAGTTAATGCCTGGCCGCTGGATGAGGGGCTGATTGATTACGTGGCCAGCGATTACCAATCAGCTTTGGGCAATCCGGGCGCGACCGCCAACATCATCGCCAACCCACAGATTCAGCTCGGCGAAGACACCATCGACGTCAAAGAAATAAGCCCTCAAACACTCGCCAGCCTGAATGAGCTAGGCGGCTCGGAGGCCAACGTTGCCACGGGTTATCACGCTATCGAGTTCCTGCTCTGGGGCCAAGACCTGAACGGCACCGACGCCGGCGCTGGCGAACGCCCGCCTACCGATTACATCGAGGGTCCCGGCGCTACCGGAGGCAATAACGACCGTCGCCGTGAATACCTCAAAGCGGTGACTGATCTGCTGGTTACCGACCTGGAGGACATGGTCCACAACTGGAAGCCCGGCGTCGCCGATAACTACCGTGCCAAGCTGGAAGCTGAACCGGGCGAAAACGGCCTGCGCAAAATGCTGTTCGGCATGGGCAGCCTGTCCCTTGGGGAACTGGCCGGTGAACGGATGAAAGTTGCACTGGAGGCCCACTCAAGCGAAGACGAGCACGACTGTTTTAGTGACAACACTCATCACTCCCACTACTACAACGGTTTGGGCATTCGTAACGTTTACTTGGGTGAGTACACCCGGGTGGACGGCCAAAAAATCAGCGGACCAAGCTTGTCGTCATTGGTCGCCAAGATCGACGTCGCCACTGACGCAAAGCTCAAGTCTGACCTGAATGGCACCCAGGCGAAGCTGCAAGTGATCGTTGATCGGGCCAATCGCGGCGAGCACTTCGACCAACTGATCGCGCCGGGCAACACAGAAGGCAATCAGGTGGTACGCGACGCTATTGCTTCGCTGGTCACCCAGACCGGCGCGATTGAACACGTGGCTAGCCGCTTGGGCATCACTGACCTGAACCCGGATAACGCTGAGCATTCGTTTTAA
- a CDS encoding putative bifunctional diguanylate cyclase/phosphodiesterase — protein MKLELKNSLSVKLLRVVLLSALIVGVVLSCAQIVFDAYKTRQAVAHDAERILDMFRDPSTQAVYSLDREMGMQVIEGLFQDDAVRMASIGHPNETMLAEKSRDLRKTPTRWLTDPILGQERSFNTQLVGHGPYSEYYGDLRITLDTATYGESFIVSSVIIFISGVLRALAMGLVLYLVYHWLLTKPLSKIIEHLTNINPDRPSEHQLPLLKGHEKNELGVWVNTANQLLASIERNTHLRHEAENSLLRMAQYDFLTGLPNRQQFQQQLDKILIDAGRLQRRVAVLCVGLDDFKGINEQFSYQTGDQLLLALADRLRGHSGRLGALARLGGDQFALVQADIEQPYEAAELAQNILDDLEAPFALDLQEIRLRATIGITLFPEDGDSTEKLLQKAEQTMTLAKSRSRNRYQFYIASVDSEMRRRRELEKDLRDALSRDQLYLVYQPQISYRDNRVVGVEALLRWQHPEHGLVPPDLFIPLAEQNGTIIAIGEWVLDQACRQLREWHDQGFSDLRMAVNLSTVQLHHAELPRVVNNLLQIYRLPPRSLELEVTETGLMEDISTAAQHLLSLRRSGALIAIDDFGTGYSSLSYLKSLPLDKIKIDKSFVQDLIDDDDDATIVRAIIQLGKSLGMQVIAEGVETPEQEAYIISEGCHEGQGYLYSKPLPARELLAYLKQAQRIHEALI, from the coding sequence TTGAAGCTGGAACTTAAAAACAGCCTGTCGGTGAAATTGCTTCGGGTGGTACTGCTTTCGGCGCTGATCGTAGGGGTGGTATTGAGCTGTGCGCAAATCGTCTTCGACGCCTATAAGACACGGCAAGCCGTCGCTCACGATGCTGAGCGCATTCTCGATATGTTCCGCGACCCCTCGACCCAGGCGGTCTATAGCCTGGACCGCGAGATGGGCATGCAGGTCATCGAAGGCCTATTTCAGGACGATGCCGTGCGCATGGCGTCCATCGGCCATCCCAACGAAACCATGCTCGCGGAAAAATCCAGAGATTTGCGCAAAACCCCGACCCGTTGGCTCACCGATCCAATTCTCGGCCAAGAGCGCAGCTTCAACACCCAGTTGGTGGGTCACGGTCCCTACAGCGAGTATTACGGCGACCTACGTATCACCCTCGACACCGCGACCTATGGCGAGAGCTTCATTGTCAGCTCGGTGATCATCTTTATTTCCGGCGTATTGCGCGCCCTGGCCATGGGCTTAGTGCTGTACTTGGTCTATCACTGGCTGCTCACCAAACCGCTGTCGAAAATCATCGAACACCTGACTAACATCAATCCAGATCGACCCAGCGAGCACCAATTGCCGCTGCTCAAAGGCCATGAAAAAAACGAACTGGGCGTTTGGGTCAATACTGCGAACCAGCTCTTGGCATCCATTGAGCGCAACACCCATCTACGTCACGAGGCTGAAAACAGCCTGTTGCGTATGGCGCAGTACGACTTCCTTACTGGACTGCCCAACCGCCAGCAATTCCAACAACAACTGGACAAGATTCTTATTGATGCCGGCCGCTTGCAACGACGCGTCGCCGTATTGTGTGTCGGCCTGGACGACTTCAAAGGCATCAACGAACAATTCAGCTACCAAACCGGTGACCAATTATTGCTGGCCCTGGCCGACCGTTTACGCGGCCACAGCGGACGCCTGGGGGCCTTGGCGCGTCTCGGCGGCGACCAGTTCGCGCTGGTGCAGGCCGATATTGAGCAGCCCTATGAGGCGGCTGAGTTGGCGCAGAACATTCTCGACGACCTCGAAGCACCCTTTGCCCTGGACCTGCAGGAAATTCGCCTGCGTGCCACGATCGGCATCACACTGTTCCCGGAAGACGGCGACAGCACCGAGAAGCTGTTGCAGAAAGCCGAGCAGACCATGACCTTGGCCAAGTCTCGTTCGCGCAACCGCTATCAGTTCTACATCGCCAGCGTCGACAGCGAAATGCGTCGCCGCCGTGAACTAGAAAAAGACCTGCGCGATGCCTTGTCACGCGACCAGTTGTACTTGGTGTATCAACCCCAGATCAGCTATCGCGACAACCGCGTGGTGGGCGTTGAAGCGCTGTTGCGCTGGCAACACCCGGAACACGGTCTGGTGCCGCCGGACCTGTTCATCCCGCTGGCTGAGCAAAACGGTACGATTATCGCGATTGGTGAATGGGTACTTGATCAAGCTTGCCGGCAATTGCGTGAATGGCATGACCAAGGTTTCAGCGACCTGCGCATGGCCGTCAACCTGTCCACCGTGCAATTGCACCACGCCGAGCTGCCACGGGTGGTCAATAACCTGCTGCAAATCTACCGTTTGCCGCCACGCAGCCTGGAATTGGAAGTCACCGAGACCGGCCTGATGGAAGACATCAGCACCGCCGCTCAACACCTGCTGAGCTTGCGTCGCTCCGGCGCACTGATCGCCATCGATGACTTTGGTACCGGTTATTCCTCCCTGAGTTACCTCAAGAGCTTGCCGCTGGACAAGATCAAAATCGACAAGAGCTTCGTGCAAGACCTGATCGATGATGACGACGATGCGACCATCGTTCGGGCCATCATTCAACTGGGCAAAAGCCTCGGCATGCAGGTGATCGCTGAAGGTGTGGAGACCCCAGAACAAGAGGCTTACATCATTTCCGAGGGCTGCCACGAAGGTCAGGGCTATCTCTACAGCAAACCGCTGCCCGCCCGGGAATTACTGGCGTATCTCAAGCAAGCGCAACGCATTCACGAAGCATTGATATAA
- a CDS encoding superoxide dismutase — MAFELPALPYAHDALQPHISRETLEFHHDKHHNTYVVNLNNLVPGTEFEGKTLEEIVKSSSGGIFNNAAQVWNHTFYWNCLAPNAGGEPTGALADAITAKFGSFDKFKEEFSKTSIGTFGSGWGWLVKKADGSLALASTIGAGNPLTSGDTPLLTCDVWEHAYYIDYRNVRPKYVEAFWNLVNWKFVSEQFEGHAFTA; from the coding sequence ATGGCTTTTGAATTGCCAGCGCTGCCCTACGCACACGATGCTCTGCAGCCGCACATTTCGCGTGAAACCCTGGAATTCCACCACGACAAGCACCACAACACCTATGTCGTGAACCTGAACAACCTGGTGCCAGGCACCGAGTTCGAAGGCAAAACCCTGGAAGAAATCGTCAAGAGTTCTTCGGGTGGCATTTTCAACAACGCCGCTCAGGTCTGGAACCATACCTTCTACTGGAACTGCCTGGCGCCAAACGCTGGCGGCGAACCTACCGGTGCTTTGGCGGATGCCATCACCGCTAAGTTCGGTTCCTTTGACAAGTTCAAAGAAGAGTTCAGCAAAACCTCCATCGGCACCTTCGGTTCCGGCTGGGGCTGGCTGGTGAAAAAAGCTGACGGCTCCCTGGCCCTGGCCAGCACCATCGGCGCCGGCAACCCGCTGACCAGTGGCGACACCCCGCTACTGACCTGCGACGTTTGGGAACACGCTTACTACATCGACTACCGCAACGTGCGCCCGAAATACGTGGAAGCGTTCTGGAATCTGGTCAACTGGAAGTTCGTTTCTGAGCAGTTCGAAGGTCACGCCTTCACTGCTTAA
- a CDS encoding LysE/ArgO family amino acid transporter, which produces MWQSYLNGLLVAGGLIMAIGTQNAFVLAQSLRREHHLPVAALCVVCDALLVAAGVFGLANLLAQNPTLLAVARWGGAGFLLWYGSQALRRACSSQSLQQNEGTGLRSRRAVLLSALAVTLLNPHVYLDTVLLIGSLGAQQTVPGAYVVGAASASLLWFSLLAVGAAWLAPWLARPATWRLLDLLVTVMMFSVAVQLVVAR; this is translated from the coding sequence ATGTGGCAGAGCTACCTCAACGGTCTGTTGGTCGCGGGCGGATTAATCATGGCCATCGGTACCCAGAACGCCTTTGTTCTGGCGCAAAGCCTACGCCGTGAACATCACTTGCCAGTGGCGGCGTTGTGCGTTGTGTGCGATGCATTGTTGGTCGCTGCTGGAGTGTTCGGACTGGCGAATCTATTAGCGCAAAACCCGACACTGTTGGCCGTTGCCCGCTGGGGTGGAGCTGGCTTTTTGCTGTGGTACGGCAGCCAAGCGTTGCGTCGCGCCTGTTCTTCGCAAAGCCTGCAACAGAACGAAGGAACTGGTCTGCGTTCACGGCGTGCGGTGCTGCTTAGTGCGTTGGCGGTAACGCTGCTTAACCCGCACGTGTATTTGGACACCGTACTGCTGATCGGATCCCTAGGCGCACAACAGACCGTGCCCGGCGCGTATGTCGTCGGTGCCGCCAGTGCTTCATTGTTGTGGTTCAGCCTGTTGGCCGTAGGCGCAGCGTGGCTAGCGCCATGGTTGGCAAGACCCGCGACCTGGCGACTGCTGGATCTACTGGTGACAGTGATGATGTTCAGCGTCGCGGTGCAATTGGTCGTGGCGCGGTGA
- a CDS encoding ACT domain-containing protein, translating to MTGETSLNTLLRSMSPELNPGEYVFCTLTDASLLRGVEALGSFREREGLTVIVERQQAQALGLEFEYVAAWITLTVHSALQAVGLTAAFASALGQAGISCNVIAGYYHDHLFVGIDDAQKALSVLRQLAADA from the coding sequence ATGACTGGCGAAACGTCGCTCAACACGCTGTTAAGAAGCATGAGCCCCGAACTGAATCCCGGCGAGTACGTGTTCTGCACGCTCACCGACGCGAGCCTATTGAGGGGTGTTGAAGCCCTCGGCAGCTTCCGCGAGCGAGAAGGGTTAACGGTGATCGTCGAGCGTCAACAAGCCCAAGCGCTGGGGCTTGAGTTCGAATATGTCGCGGCCTGGATCACGCTTACGGTGCATTCGGCGCTGCAAGCCGTCGGCCTGACCGCCGCCTTTGCCAGCGCGCTCGGACAAGCCGGCATCAGTTGCAACGTGATCGCCGGTTACTACCACGACCATCTGTTCGTCGGTATCGACGATGCGCAAAAGGCCCTGTCGGTGCTGCGCCAACTGGCGGCAGATGCCTAA
- a CDS encoding LysR family transcriptional regulator ArgP produces the protein MFDYKLLSALAAVIEQAGFERAAQVLGLSQSAVSQRIKLLEARVGQPVLIRATPPTPTEIGRRLLNHVQQVRLLERDLQSQVPALDDEGMPERLRIALNADSLATWWAAVVGDFCAEQHLLLDLVVEDQDVGLKRMRAGEVAACLCGSERPVAGARSVLLGAMRYRALASPAFITRHFPHGVTAERLARSPALVFGPDDFLQHRYLASLGVEGGFEHHLCPSSEGFLRMIEAGLGWGLVPEVQVRDQTQRGVLVELLPGQPIDVPLYWHHWRNGGQLLTQLTELLTRRAGEWLVPLAPS, from the coding sequence ATGTTCGACTACAAATTGCTCTCAGCATTGGCAGCGGTGATTGAACAGGCGGGGTTTGAGCGGGCGGCGCAAGTCCTCGGTCTGTCGCAATCGGCCGTGTCGCAGCGCATCAAGTTGCTTGAGGCGCGGGTCGGGCAGCCGGTGCTGATTCGCGCCACGCCGCCGACCCCGACAGAAATTGGCCGACGGCTGTTGAACCATGTGCAACAGGTCCGGCTCCTCGAACGCGATCTGCAAAGCCAAGTTCCGGCGTTGGACGATGAAGGCATGCCCGAGCGTCTGCGGATTGCGCTCAATGCCGACAGCCTCGCGACTTGGTGGGCGGCGGTCGTGGGGGACTTTTGCGCTGAGCAGCACCTATTGCTGGACTTGGTGGTCGAAGACCAGGATGTCGGGCTCAAACGCATGCGTGCCGGGGAAGTTGCGGCGTGTTTGTGTGGCAGTGAACGGCCGGTCGCGGGTGCTCGCAGCGTATTGCTCGGCGCCATGCGCTATCGTGCGCTGGCCAGTCCCGCTTTCATCACCCGGCACTTTCCCCACGGTGTGACGGCTGAACGCCTGGCACGCTCGCCAGCATTGGTGTTCGGTCCTGACGATTTCCTGCAGCACCGATACTTAGCGTCACTGGGCGTTGAAGGAGGCTTCGAGCATCATTTGTGCCCATCGTCCGAGGGCTTCTTGCGCATGATTGAGGCCGGGCTCGGTTGGGGGTTGGTGCCTGAAGTGCAAGTGCGCGATCAGACGCAACGCGGTGTGCTGGTCGAGTTACTGCCGGGTCAGCCGATTGATGTGCCGCTGTACTGGCATCACTGGCGCAACGGTGGTCAGTTACTCACCCAGTTGACCGAGCTTCTCACACGACGGGCTGGGGAATGGCTGGTGCCGCTCGCCCCGTCATGA
- a CDS encoding NAD(P)-dependent oxidoreductase, whose translation MKILVTGASGFIGGRFARFALEQGLSVRVNGRRAEGVEHLVRRGAEFIQGDLSDPELVQRLCHDVEAVVHCAGAVGVWGRRQVFQQGNVEVTENVVEGCLKQQVRRLVHISSPSIYFDGRSHLDIKEEQVPKHFNNHYAATKYLAEQKVFGAEEFGLEVIALRPRFVTGAGDNSIFPRLLNMQRKNRLSIIGNGLNKVDFTSIQNLNEAILSSLLAAGSALGKAYNISNGAPVPVWDAVNYVMRQMDMPQVTRYRSYGLAYSAAALNEGACLLWPGRPEPTLSRLGMQVMSKDFTLDISRARHYLDYEPRVSLWAALDEFCGWWKAQQSN comes from the coding sequence ATGAAGATTCTGGTCACCGGCGCAAGCGGCTTTATTGGCGGACGCTTTGCGCGTTTCGCGTTAGAGCAGGGTTTGAGTGTGCGGGTCAACGGCCGTCGCGCCGAGGGCGTTGAGCATCTGGTGCGTCGGGGCGCGGAATTCATACAGGGTGATTTGTCCGATCCCGAATTGGTACAGCGGTTGTGCCATGACGTCGAGGCGGTGGTGCATTGTGCGGGAGCAGTCGGGGTGTGGGGCCGGCGTCAGGTCTTTCAGCAGGGCAACGTTGAGGTGACGGAAAACGTGGTCGAAGGCTGCCTGAAACAGCAGGTCCGACGCTTGGTGCATATTTCCTCGCCATCGATTTATTTCGATGGCCGCTCACACCTGGACATCAAAGAAGAGCAGGTGCCTAAGCACTTCAATAATCACTATGCCGCCACCAAGTACTTGGCTGAACAGAAGGTGTTTGGCGCTGAAGAGTTTGGTCTTGAAGTCATCGCGTTGCGTCCGCGATTCGTGACGGGGGCGGGTGATAACAGCATCTTCCCGAGACTGCTGAATATGCAGCGTAAAAATCGTTTGTCGATCATTGGCAACGGCTTGAACAAGGTCGATTTCACCAGCATCCAGAACCTTAATGAGGCCATCCTGAGCAGCTTATTGGCGGCGGGTTCGGCGCTGGGCAAGGCCTACAACATCAGTAATGGTGCGCCGGTACCTGTGTGGGATGCGGTGAATTACGTGATGCGCCAAATGGACATGCCGCAAGTCACGCGTTATCGCTCTTATGGCCTGGCTTACAGCGCCGCCGCCTTGAACGAGGGTGCCTGCCTGCTGTGGCCGGGACGGCCCGAACCGACATTATCGCGTTTGGGCATGCAAGTGATGAGCAAAGATTTCACCTTGGACATCAGCCGCGCCAGGCATTATCTCGACTATGAACCACGTGTCAGCCTATGGGCGGCTCTCGACGAATTTTGTGGCTGGTGGAAAGCGCAACAATCGAATTGA
- a CDS encoding ATPase, whose translation MRNDPHDDFDDVPHLSAKDDDDDDEFVPTTTGGARDRNTLHARNAAKVKVKRANTGPIWALVGALFIAFIGLAWWSFQQISLMEQQLVATQESFARISEDAAGRLQDISGKVVATESVASNGSEAMKLQLQRLESKLNDQGKQQEGVAGQQSGLDKRLQQMSAQTTQLQTLNAQLQDQVKSLTGELNTLKGSQPDSKAIQSAQGQLDAQLKNLNADVAALKKQSNPSAAIDRLEQELLVLKSEQDNRPTAQAQGGASTAEFDAFRGQVTRNINTLQSQIQNLQQQINTRQ comes from the coding sequence ATGCGTAACGATCCTCACGACGACTTCGATGATGTGCCGCACCTCAGTGCTAAAGACGACGACGATGATGATGAATTTGTACCCACCACTACTGGCGGAGCCCGGGACCGTAATACCTTGCACGCGCGCAACGCAGCAAAGGTGAAAGTAAAACGCGCCAATACCGGTCCCATCTGGGCCTTGGTCGGTGCGTTGTTCATTGCCTTTATTGGGCTCGCTTGGTGGAGCTTTCAACAGATTTCGTTGATGGAGCAGCAACTGGTGGCGACCCAGGAAAGCTTCGCGCGGATCAGTGAAGACGCCGCTGGGCGCTTGCAAGACATCTCCGGCAAAGTGGTCGCGACTGAATCAGTTGCCTCCAATGGCAGCGAGGCGATGAAGCTGCAATTGCAGAGACTGGAAAGCAAACTGAACGATCAAGGCAAGCAGCAGGAAGGTGTCGCGGGCCAACAAAGCGGCCTCGATAAGCGCCTGCAGCAGATGTCGGCGCAAACCACCCAGTTACAGACGCTCAATGCTCAATTGCAGGATCAGGTGAAGAGTCTGACGGGTGAATTGAACACGTTGAAGGGGTCGCAACCTGATTCAAAAGCCATTCAATCGGCTCAGGGTCAACTGGATGCGCAGTTGAAAAACTTGAATGCCGATGTCGCCGCGCTGAAAAAACAGAGCAACCCTAGCGCCGCCATCGACCGTCTAGAGCAAGAGTTACTGGTGCTGAAAAGCGAGCAGGACAACCGCCCGACGGCCCAGGCTCAAGGTGGCGCAAGCACTGCTGAGTTTGATGCGTTTCGGGGGCAGGTGACACGCAACATCAACACTCTGCAAAGCCAGATTCAGAATTTGCAGCAGCAGATCAATACCAGGCAGTAA
- a CDS encoding alkene reductase, protein MTTIFDPITLGDLQLPNRIIMAPLTRCRADEGRVPNALMAEYYVQRASAGLIISEATSVTPMGVGYPDTPGIWSDAQVRGWSNITKAVHAAGGRIVLQLWHVGRISHTSYLNGEAPVAPSAIAAVGHVSLVRPLADYPMPRALESAEIADVVDAYRQGAENAKAAGFDGVEIHGANGYLLDQFLQTGTNQRTDEYGGTLENRARLMLEVTDAVVEVWGAGRVGMHLSPRADIHDMGDENLSETFTYVAHELGKRGIAFICSREKEAGDSLGPQLKKAFGGNYIANESFTKDSANAWLSSGKADAVAFGVPYIANPDLFERLQQDAPLNAPVPATFYAKGPVGYIDYPRL, encoded by the coding sequence ATGACGACCATTTTTGACCCGATCACTTTGGGTGATCTGCAACTGCCAAACCGTATCATCATGGCGCCGCTGACCCGCTGCCGCGCCGACGAAGGCCGTGTTCCTAACGCGTTGATGGCTGAATACTACGTTCAGCGCGCTTCGGCTGGCCTGATCATCAGCGAAGCGACCTCGGTCACGCCAATGGGTGTCGGTTACCCGGACACCCCAGGCATTTGGTCTGACGCTCAGGTTCGCGGCTGGAGCAACATCACCAAAGCCGTTCACGCGGCAGGCGGCCGTATCGTGCTGCAACTGTGGCATGTGGGCCGTATTTCCCACACTTCGTATCTCAATGGCGAAGCACCCGTTGCGCCTAGCGCCATCGCTGCAGTAGGTCACGTCAGCCTGGTTCGTCCGTTGGCTGATTACCCTATGCCTCGTGCATTGGAATCGGCTGAGATCGCCGATGTGGTCGATGCTTACCGTCAAGGCGCAGAAAACGCCAAGGCTGCTGGCTTCGATGGCGTTGAAATTCATGGCGCCAATGGCTACCTGCTTGACCAGTTCCTGCAAACCGGCACCAATCAGCGCACTGATGAATACGGCGGCACCCTGGAAAACCGCGCGCGTCTGATGCTGGAAGTGACCGATGCGGTGGTTGAAGTCTGGGGCGCAGGTCGTGTGGGCATGCACTTGTCACCACGGGCTGACATCCATGACATGGGCGATGAAAACCTGTCCGAGACCTTCACCTACGTGGCCCACGAGCTGGGTAAACGCGGTATCGCATTTATCTGCTCCCGGGAAAAAGAAGCCGGCGACAGCCTCGGCCCACAACTGAAAAAAGCCTTCGGCGGCAACTACATCGCCAACGAAAGCTTCACCAAAGACAGCGCCAACGCTTGGCTGTCCAGCGGCAAGGCTGATGCCGTTGCTTTCGGCGTGCCGTACATCGCCAACCCGGACCTGTTCGAGCGCCTGCAACAAGACGCACCACTGAACGCGCCGGTTCCAGCCACCTTCTACGCAAAAGGCCCAGTCGGCTACATCGACTACCCACGCCTGTGA